CCGTGGTGTGCGGGCTGCTGGACGCGGCGGCGCTGCTCACCACACCCGCCCGGTACTACGGCTCGCTCACCGAGGACGAGGCGCCGGGCTACCTCCTCGTCGGCGTGCTTCTCGCCGTGCTCGTCGCCTCGCTCGCCGCGTATCTGCGCTCCCTTGACTACCGCAGGACCGTCGCCGTCGCCGACACCCGCCGCGAGGAACGCCTCGCCATCGCCGCCGACCTGCACGACTTCGTCGCCCACCATGTGACCGGCATCCTCGTGCAGACCCAGATGGCCCGCATGATGGCCGCCACGCAGCCGCAGGACCTGGATCCGGTCCTGGCCGGTATCGAGGGCGCCGCGACCGAGGCGCTCGCCTCCATGCGCCGCACGGTCGGTGTGCTGCGGGACGCCACGGGCGGGGAGACGGACCACCGGCCCGTCGGCGACCTCGCCGGTATCACCGAGCTGACCTCACGCTTCGCGAACCCCGGTCAGACCGTCACCCTGCACTCCGACGTCCCGGCCGACCTGCCGCACGAGGTGCAGGCCGCGGCCTACCGGGTGGTGCAGGAGGCGCTGACGAACGTACGCCGGCACGCGGCCGACGCGACCCGGGTGGACGTACGGCTCGGTCTCGACGGCGGGCGGCTGATGGTGT
This DNA window, taken from Streptomyces sp. NBC_00663, encodes the following:
- a CDS encoding sensor histidine kinase → MKSPSLRGVGRGACVGALLALAVVDVLSSGSSGYGVLRPALVLAVGLSAVLWPPARRPVWLTPRLRTAVPALASLLYTATAYAAHRSGAFGPGETAVLLCLLFIAVRHCPPRWAVVCGLLDAAALLTTPARYYGSLTEDEAPGYLLVGVLLAVLVASLAAYLRSLDYRRTVAVADTRREERLAIAADLHDFVAHHVTGILVQTQMARMMAATQPQDLDPVLAGIEGAATEALASMRRTVGVLRDATGGETDHRPVGDLAGITELTSRFANPGQTVTLHSDVPADLPHEVQAAAYRVVQEALTNVRRHAADATRVDVRLGLDGGRLMVSVTDDGRGGTQLPDAAHGGGFGLVGLKERVTALGGELTAGPREGHGWEIRAAFPPP